One Bradyrhizobium sp. ISRA464 genomic window carries:
- the rplN gene encoding 50S ribosomal protein L14 — MIQMQTNLDVADNSGARRVMCIKVLGGSKRRYATVGDIIVVSIKEAIPRGKVKKGDVMKAVVVRVRKDIRRADGSVIRFDRNAAVLINNQSEPVGTRIFGPVPRELRAKNHMKIISLAPEVL, encoded by the coding sequence ATGATTCAGATGCAGACCAACCTCGACGTGGCCGATAATTCAGGCGCACGCCGTGTCATGTGCATCAAGGTGCTTGGCGGTTCCAAGCGTCGCTATGCCACCGTGGGCGACATTATCGTTGTGTCGATCAAGGAAGCCATTCCGCGTGGCAAGGTGAAGAAGGGCGACGTGATGAAGGCCGTCGTGGTGCGGGTCCGCAAGGACATCCGCCGCGCCGACGGCTCGGTCATCCGTTTCGACCGCAACGCCGCCGTGCTGATCAACAACCAGTCGGAGCCGGTCGGCACCCGCATCTTCGGGCCGGTGCCGCGCGAGCTTCGCGCCAAGAACCACATGAAGATCATTTCGCTCGCGCCGGAGGTGCTGTGA
- the rpmC gene encoding 50S ribosomal protein L29 codes for MAEMKVADIRAMSDDQREDAILNLKKERFNLRFQRATGQLENTSRMREARRDIARIKTIAAEQRAKKK; via the coding sequence ATGGCCGAGATGAAAGTTGCAGACATTCGCGCGATGAGCGACGACCAGCGGGAAGACGCGATCCTCAACCTGAAGAAGGAGCGCTTCAACCTCCGCTTCCAGCGCGCCACCGGTCAGCTGGAGAACACGTCGCGGATGCGGGAAGCCCGCCGCGACATCGCCCGTATCAAGACCATCGCTGCCGAGCAGCGCGCGAAGAAGAAGTAA
- the rplC gene encoding 50S ribosomal protein L3, with product MRSGVIAQKVGMTRVFTETGEHIPVTVLKLGNCQVLGHRTTEKNGYVALQLGAGTRKTVYMPKAERGQFAVAKVEPKRKVAEFRVSEDSLIPVGAEIQADHFVVGQFVDVTGTSVGKGFAGGMKRWNFGGLRATHGVSISHRSIGSTGGRQDPGKTWKNKKMPGHMGVDRITTLNLRVVQTDVERGLILVEGAVPGSKGGWISVRDAVKKPLPKEAPKPGKFKVAGGEAAEAPAEKEGA from the coding sequence ATGCGCTCCGGAGTGATCGCACAAAAGGTCGGGATGACGCGGGTCTTTACGGAGACCGGCGAGCATATCCCTGTGACCGTGCTGAAGCTGGGCAACTGCCAGGTGCTGGGTCACCGCACGACCGAGAAGAACGGCTATGTCGCCCTTCAGCTCGGCGCGGGCACCCGCAAGACCGTCTACATGCCCAAGGCCGAACGCGGCCAGTTCGCGGTCGCCAAGGTCGAGCCCAAGCGCAAGGTCGCCGAGTTCCGCGTGTCCGAGGACTCGCTGATCCCGGTGGGCGCGGAAATCCAGGCGGACCATTTCGTGGTCGGCCAGTTTGTCGACGTGACCGGCACCTCGGTCGGTAAGGGTTTTGCCGGCGGTATGAAGCGCTGGAATTTCGGCGGCCTGCGCGCCACCCACGGTGTGTCGATCTCGCACCGTTCGATCGGTTCGACCGGTGGTCGTCAGGATCCCGGCAAGACCTGGAAGAACAAGAAGATGCCCGGTCACATGGGCGTCGATCGCATCACCACGCTCAATCTGCGCGTGGTGCAGACCGACGTCGAGCGCGGCCTGATCCTCGTCGAAGGCGCCGTTCCCGGCTCCAAGGGCGGCTGGATCTCGGTGCGCGACGCGGTGAAGAAGCCGCTGCCGAAGGAAGCCCCGAAGCCCGGCAAGTTCAAGGTTGCCGGCGGCGAGGCTGCCGAGGCTCCGGCCGAGAAGGAGGGCGCGTGA
- the rplP gene encoding 50S ribosomal protein L16 has translation MMQPKKTKFRKAHKGRIHGVATSGATLAFGQFGLKAMEPERVTARQIEAARRALTRHMKRAGRVWIRVFPDVPVSKKPAEVRMGSGKGSPELWVVRVKPGRVMFEIDGVPVQTAKEALTLAAAKLPIKTRFVARIAE, from the coding sequence ATGATGCAACCTAAGAAAACGAAGTTCCGGAAGGCGCATAAGGGCCGTATCCACGGCGTTGCGACCTCTGGCGCGACGTTGGCGTTCGGCCAGTTCGGCCTGAAGGCGATGGAGCCTGAGCGCGTCACCGCCCGTCAGATCGAAGCCGCCCGCCGCGCGCTGACCCGTCACATGAAGCGCGCCGGCCGCGTCTGGATCCGCGTGTTCCCCGACGTGCCGGTGTCGAAGAAGCCTGCCGAAGTCCGCATGGGCTCCGGCAAGGGTTCGCCGGAATTGTGGGTGGTCCGGGTCAAGCCGGGCCGTGTGATGTTCGAGATCGACGGCGTGCCGGTGCAGACCGCGAAGGAAGCGCTGACGCTCGCCGCCGCCAAGCTGCCGATCAAGACGCGCTTCGTCGCGCGCATTGCGGAGTAA
- a CDS encoding 50S ribosomal protein L23, with translation MKNIDPRHYDVIVAPVVTEKATLASEHNKVLFKVSGKATKPQIKEAVEKLFDVKVKSVNTLVRKGKTKVFRGNLGSQSDTKRAIVTLEEGHRIDVTTGL, from the coding sequence ATGAAGAACATTGATCCGCGCCACTACGATGTGATCGTCGCTCCTGTCGTGACGGAAAAGGCGACGCTCGCCTCCGAGCACAACAAGGTGCTGTTCAAGGTCTCCGGCAAGGCCACCAAGCCGCAGATCAAGGAAGCGGTCGAGAAGCTGTTCGACGTCAAGGTGAAGAGCGTCAACACCCTCGTTCGCAAGGGCAAGACCAAGGTGTTCCGCGGCAATCTCGGCTCGCAGTCGGACACCAAGCGCGCGATCGTGACCCTGGAAGAGGGCCACCGGATCGACGTGACTACCGGACTATAA
- the rpsS gene encoding 30S ribosomal protein S19, with amino-acid sequence MVRSVWKGPFVEGSLLKKADAARASGRHDVIKIWSRRSTILPQFVGLTFGVYNGQKHVPVAVNEEMVGHKFGEFSPTRTFHGHSGDKKAKKA; translated from the coding sequence ATGGTTCGTTCAGTCTGGAAAGGCCCGTTCGTCGAAGGCTCTCTGCTCAAGAAGGCAGATGCCGCGCGCGCGTCCGGCCGTCACGACGTCATCAAGATCTGGAGCCGCCGCTCGACCATCCTGCCGCAGTTCGTCGGCCTGACGTTCGGCGTCTACAACGGCCAGAAGCATGTGCCGGTGGCGGTCAACGAGGAAATGGTGGGTCACAAGTTCGGCGAGTTCTCGCCGACCCGGACCTTCCATGGCCACTCGGGCGACAAGAAAGCCAAGAAGGCTTGA
- the rpsQ gene encoding 30S ribosomal protein S17: MPKRTLQGVVVSDKQAKTVVVRVDRRFTHPIYKKTIRRSKNYHAHDENNQFKPGDMVWIEESKPISKLKRWTVVRGEHKKTA, translated from the coding sequence ATGCCGAAACGTACTCTGCAGGGCGTGGTCGTCAGCGACAAGCAAGCCAAGACGGTGGTGGTGCGCGTCGATCGCCGCTTCACCCATCCGATCTACAAGAAGACGATCCGCCGTTCCAAGAACTACCACGCGCACGACGAGAACAACCAGTTCAAGCCCGGCGACATGGTCTGGATCGAGGAATCGAAGCCGATCTCGAAGCTGAAGCGCTGGACCGTGGTCCGGGGCGAACACAAGAAAACGGCCTGA
- the rplB gene encoding 50S ribosomal protein L2, protein MALKTYNPTTPGQRQLVMVDRSALYKGKPVKTLTEGKLGTGGRNNTGRITVRFRGGGHKKAYRTVDFRRDKVDVPATVERLEYDPNRTAFIALIKYQDGEQAYILAPQRLAAGDTVVAGNYVDVKPGNVMPLGNMPVGTIVHNIELKIGKGGQLARSAGTYAQIVGRDQDYVIIRLNSGEQRLVHGRCRGTIGAVSNPDHMNISIGKAGRTRWLGWRPHNRGVVMNPIDHPHGGGEGRTSGGRHPVTPWGKPTKGKKTRTNKSTNKFILLSRHKRKK, encoded by the coding sequence ATGGCATTGAAAACCTACAATCCCACGACGCCGGGCCAGCGCCAGCTGGTCATGGTCGATCGTTCGGCGCTCTACAAGGGCAAGCCGGTGAAGACGCTGACCGAGGGCAAGCTCGGCACCGGCGGCCGCAACAACACCGGTCGCATCACCGTGCGCTTCCGCGGCGGCGGCCACAAGAAGGCCTACCGCACCGTCGACTTCCGCCGCGACAAGGTGGACGTACCGGCGACCGTGGAGCGGCTGGAGTATGATCCGAACCGCACCGCGTTCATCGCGCTGATCAAGTACCAGGACGGCGAGCAGGCCTACATCCTGGCGCCGCAGCGCCTGGCGGCGGGCGACACCGTCGTCGCCGGCAACTATGTCGACGTGAAGCCCGGCAACGTCATGCCGCTCGGCAACATGCCGGTCGGCACGATCGTGCACAACATCGAGCTCAAGATCGGCAAGGGCGGGCAGCTCGCGCGCTCGGCCGGTACCTACGCCCAGATCGTCGGCCGCGACCAGGACTACGTGATCATCCGCCTGAACTCGGGCGAGCAACGTCTGGTGCACGGCCGTTGCCGCGGCACGATCGGCGCGGTCTCCAATCCGGATCACATGAACATCTCGATCGGCAAGGCCGGTCGGACCCGCTGGCTCGGCTGGCGCCCGCACAACCGCGGCGTCGTCATGAACCCGATCGATCACCCGCACGGCGGTGGTGAAGGTCGTACCTCGGGCGGTCGCCACCCGGTTACTCCGTGGGGCAAGCCGACCAAGGGCAAGAAGACCCGCACCAACAAGTCGACCAACAAATTCATTCTCCTAAGCCGCCACAAGCGGAAGAAGTAA
- the rplV gene encoding 50S ribosomal protein L22, producing MSKPKRERSLADNEAKAVARMLRVSPQKLNLVAQLIRGRKASAALADLQFSRKRIAVDVKKCLESAIANAENNHDLDVDDLVVAEAHVGNGLVMKRFAPRGRGRSGRVYKPFSHLTIVVRQVEAEASA from the coding sequence ATGAGCAAACCAAAGCGCGAACGTAGCCTCGCGGACAATGAGGCCAAGGCCGTCGCCCGCATGCTGCGCGTCAGCCCGCAGAAGCTCAACCTGGTGGCGCAGCTGATCCGCGGCCGCAAGGCGTCTGCTGCGCTCGCCGACCTGCAGTTCTCGCGCAAGCGGATCGCGGTCGACGTCAAGAAGTGCCTGGAGTCGGCGATCGCGAACGCCGAGAACAACCATGACCTCGATGTCGACGATCTCGTCGTTGCCGAGGCGCATGTCGGCAACGGTCTCGTGATGAAGCGCTTTGCGCCGCGTGGTCGTGGCCGTTCGGGCCGTGTGTACAAACCGTTCTCGCACCTGACCATCGTGGTTCGTCAGGTCGAGGCCGAGGCAAGCGCTTAA
- the rplD gene encoding 50S ribosomal protein L4 — protein sequence MELKVTTLEGKDAGSVQLSDAIFGLEPRADIIQRCVQWQLNKRQAGTHKAKGRAEIWRTGKKMYKQKGTGGARHGSARVPQFRGGGRAFGPVVRSHATDLPKKVRALALKHALSAKAKDGGLVVIDSAAVKEAKTKALLGQFSGLGLTNALIIDGAELNAGFATAARNIPNIDVLPIQGINVYDILRRQKLVLTKAAVDALEARFK from the coding sequence ATGGAACTGAAAGTCACGACCCTTGAGGGCAAGGACGCCGGATCGGTTCAGCTCTCGGACGCGATCTTCGGTCTCGAGCCGCGCGCGGACATCATCCAGCGCTGCGTGCAGTGGCAGCTGAACAAGCGTCAGGCCGGCACGCACAAGGCCAAGGGCCGCGCCGAGATCTGGCGCACCGGCAAGAAAATGTACAAGCAGAAGGGCACCGGCGGCGCCCGTCACGGCTCGGCTCGCGTGCCGCAGTTCCGTGGCGGTGGCCGTGCGTTCGGTCCGGTCGTTCGCTCGCATGCGACCGACCTGCCGAAGAAGGTGCGTGCGCTCGCGCTGAAGCATGCGTTGTCGGCCAAGGCCAAGGACGGCGGGCTTGTCGTGATCGACAGCGCGGCCGTCAAGGAAGCCAAGACCAAGGCGCTGCTCGGTCAGTTCTCCGGTCTCGGGCTCACCAACGCGCTGATCATCGACGGTGCGGAGCTGAACGCCGGTTTCGCGACCGCGGCCCGCAACATCCCGAACATCGACGTGCTGCCTATCCAGGGCATCAACGTTTACGACATTCTCCGCCGCCAGAAGCTGGTGCTGACCAAGGCCGCGGTTGATGCGCTGGAGGCGCGCTTCAAATGA
- the rpsC gene encoding 30S ribosomal protein S3: MGQKINPIGLRLGINRTWDSRWFAGKQEYGKLLHEDVKIREILHKELKQAAVARIVIERPHKKCRVTIHSARPGVVIGKKGADIDKLRKKVADITSSDVVINIVEIRKPELDATLVAESIAQQLERRVAFRRAMKRAVQSAMRLGAEGIRINCSGRLGGAEIARMEWYREGRVPLHTLRADVDYGVATAFTTFGTCGVKVWIFKGEILEHDPMAQDKKMAEGDTPRSRRDAAAA; encoded by the coding sequence ATGGGTCAAAAGATCAATCCAATCGGGCTGCGTCTCGGCATCAACCGGACCTGGGATTCCCGTTGGTTCGCCGGCAAGCAGGAATACGGCAAGCTGTTGCACGAGGACGTCAAGATCCGCGAGATCCTGCACAAGGAGCTCAAGCAGGCGGCCGTGGCGCGCATCGTGATCGAGCGTCCGCACAAGAAGTGCCGCGTGACGATCCACTCGGCGCGTCCGGGCGTGGTGATCGGCAAGAAGGGCGCCGACATCGACAAGCTGCGCAAGAAGGTCGCCGACATCACCTCGTCGGACGTCGTGATCAACATCGTCGAAATCCGCAAGCCGGAGCTCGACGCGACCCTGGTCGCCGAATCGATCGCCCAGCAGCTCGAGCGCCGCGTCGCGTTCCGCCGTGCCATGAAGCGCGCCGTACAGTCGGCGATGCGCCTCGGTGCCGAAGGTATCCGCATCAATTGCTCGGGCCGTCTCGGCGGCGCTGAAATCGCGCGCATGGAGTGGTACCGCGAGGGCCGCGTGCCGCTGCACACGCTGCGCGCCGACGTCGATTACGGCGTTGCAACCGCGTTCACGACCTTCGGCACCTGCGGCGTCAAGGTCTGGATCTTCAAGGGCGAGATCCTCGAGCACGATCCGATGGCCCAGGACAAGAAGATGGCCGAAGGCGACACCCCGCGTTCGCGCCGCGATGCGGCCGCCGCTTGA